One genomic segment of Blastopirellula marina includes these proteins:
- a CDS encoding Eco57I restriction-modification methylase domain-containing protein has product MAKSPEELAHQEWIGYVQPVGLVVSVPAMLEAQCYVNKNIMAEHARFLSCLPRENEQPVPEIRDLAEFTQKVLDWEAADLVDIPARGPLPGNMASLEVILPQYNETLRPTQAVPAFKPEEGQSPWMMLIQELPAGTDFDDSSDDDTAGHWNAAPQAKFERLLRESGVPIGMISNRRQLRLVYAPKGESSGHATFIVDEMTQVAGRPMFAALHMLLCADRMFTLGEKQRLPAILENSRKYQNTVSTKLAEQVLAALYELMRGFQAADDVRQGDLLREVLTNAPNHVYSGLLTVLMRLVFVMYAEDRDLLSSDPVYSNYYSVTGLFNRLREDAGRHPDTMNQRFGAWSQLITLFRLIYEGGQHGDFKLPGRKGYLFDPERYPFLEGRQRKSSPMDEAPPIPRVSDGIVYNVLRNLLILDGERLSYRSLDVEQIGSVYETVMGFNLEVAQGKSIAIKPVKTHGAPATINLEELLATKGKDRAKWLKEQSDQSLGKEGAKLLKDAETIEELLKALDKKVQKKVTPRIVPQGAIVLQPSDERRRSGSHYTPRSLTEPIVRTTLEPILNQLCDPEADLPEVYQPSREDKKRYTTGEIQARVVQSQRAIEYAQLAREIGIPHPAQILDLKICDPAMGSGAFLVETCRQLGDHLIDAWAAHGLTPTDIPPDEDEVLYARRLVAQRCLYGVDKNIMAVDLAKLSLWLVTLAKDHPFTFLDHSLRHGDSLVGLTRKQIIGFHWEPKQQKQFGEELIQKRLDKATEARAKILNAREDVPYRDQEQRLAVANEALDVIRLTGDACVSAFFAGSKKKQREERCEELFEDVSLYYKKLKDGGLDISISDRIAEAAASLRAGEFPIPPFHWEIEFPEVFSREKSGFDAFLGNPPFLGGARISSNYGMVYFDYVKTAFSPAGHQCDLVGYFFRQLYSRLAPGGCLGLIATNTIAQGDTKDGALVPILEDGGCIYHATKRFAWPGVAAVVASRLNIAKHFSHKPCVLNGKHVRRISAYLMPGTADHSPSKLKDVPYFSKGSQIYGQGFLFDDSDSKATPLSVMEQIVRDHPNCRERIFPYIGGAEVNSSPNPDPIRFAIYLSDLHAEAELAKWQPLASLIEETVKPERLALGNNPNNRPLKKKWWAYQAHRPELYAAISSRSRVLVCSQVTAHLSFVFLPSTWIYSQKLCVFDIEDFARFCVMQCRVHDHWAWFLCSTMKDDLNYSSSDCFATFPFPTMVENNAQLHESGLKYYQYRLSLMKRNNEGPTSTYNRFHSPLEKSQEIEQLRDLHAAMDQAVLKAYGWHDLAERASCEFLLDYVEEDDEDSGKKTKKKKPWRLRWSDEFRDEVLARLLELNEQRHKEELMTGKQVTKPAKAEDKPKPAKRKKAKRQEQKPTPELFATTLEREHHYLLMILHHWEGRNVTRRVLNECMILMLDDALRAALLGKTAASAANRKEVGVNQILNDLDIDGFIEQAGTTHQQAWRITSSAPKTVEMSADDQKRLDEVLEFLRREQEAGKVTVTEEIVDADVDLIPTS; this is encoded by the coding sequence ATGGCAAAATCACCAGAAGAACTCGCGCATCAGGAATGGATCGGCTACGTTCAGCCAGTCGGACTCGTCGTATCGGTCCCAGCCATGCTGGAGGCTCAATGCTACGTCAATAAAAACATCATGGCCGAGCATGCCCGGTTTCTGAGCTGCCTGCCACGCGAGAACGAACAACCCGTCCCGGAAATCCGCGACCTGGCCGAGTTCACCCAGAAAGTACTCGACTGGGAAGCGGCGGACCTTGTCGACATCCCCGCACGCGGTCCGCTCCCAGGTAACATGGCCTCCCTCGAAGTCATTCTGCCGCAGTACAACGAAACCCTGCGTCCTACTCAGGCCGTTCCGGCCTTCAAGCCGGAAGAAGGGCAAAGTCCTTGGATGATGCTGATCCAGGAACTGCCCGCAGGCACCGATTTCGATGATTCCTCCGATGACGACACAGCCGGGCACTGGAATGCGGCTCCCCAGGCCAAGTTCGAGCGTCTCCTCCGCGAATCAGGCGTCCCGATCGGGATGATCTCCAATCGACGTCAGCTTCGCTTGGTCTACGCGCCAAAGGGCGAATCAAGCGGTCATGCGACGTTCATCGTCGATGAAATGACCCAGGTTGCCGGCCGGCCGATGTTCGCCGCCCTGCATATGCTGCTGTGTGCCGACCGCATGTTCACGCTGGGGGAAAAGCAGCGGCTCCCGGCCATCCTCGAGAACAGCCGCAAATACCAGAACACCGTTTCCACGAAGCTGGCCGAACAAGTTCTCGCAGCCCTGTACGAGCTGATGCGAGGCTTCCAGGCTGCCGACGATGTCCGCCAGGGGGATCTCCTGCGCGAGGTGCTCACCAACGCCCCCAACCACGTCTATTCCGGCCTGCTGACCGTGTTGATGCGGTTGGTGTTTGTGATGTATGCCGAGGACCGCGATCTGTTGTCCAGCGATCCGGTTTACTCCAACTATTACTCAGTCACCGGTCTGTTCAACCGACTGCGGGAAGATGCCGGCCGGCATCCTGACACGATGAACCAGCGGTTCGGGGCGTGGTCACAGCTCATCACTCTGTTCCGTCTCATCTACGAAGGGGGGCAACACGGCGACTTCAAACTTCCCGGCCGCAAAGGCTACCTGTTTGATCCTGAGCGGTATCCCTTCCTGGAAGGTCGACAGAGAAAGTCAAGTCCAATGGACGAAGCTCCTCCGATTCCGCGTGTCAGCGATGGTATCGTCTACAACGTGCTGCGGAACCTTCTGATCCTTGATGGCGAACGGCTCAGCTATCGGAGCCTGGACGTCGAGCAGATCGGCTCGGTCTACGAAACGGTGATGGGATTCAACCTAGAAGTGGCTCAGGGGAAATCGATCGCCATCAAGCCAGTGAAGACTCACGGTGCGCCGGCAACGATCAACTTGGAAGAGCTACTTGCCACAAAGGGCAAAGACCGAGCCAAGTGGCTCAAAGAGCAGAGTGATCAGTCACTTGGAAAGGAAGGAGCCAAGCTGCTCAAAGATGCGGAAACCATTGAGGAGCTATTAAAAGCCCTCGACAAGAAGGTTCAGAAGAAGGTTACTCCGCGGATCGTGCCTCAGGGAGCGATCGTTCTGCAACCCTCGGATGAACGTCGGCGGAGTGGCTCGCACTACACGCCTAGATCGCTCACCGAGCCAATCGTGCGGACGACACTGGAACCGATTCTGAACCAGCTTTGCGATCCTGAGGCGGACCTGCCCGAGGTTTATCAGCCGTCGCGTGAAGACAAAAAACGCTATACGACCGGCGAGATCCAAGCCCGTGTGGTGCAGTCGCAGAGGGCAATCGAATACGCTCAGCTGGCACGCGAGATAGGTATACCCCATCCGGCCCAGATTCTTGACTTGAAGATCTGTGACCCCGCAATGGGCTCCGGAGCGTTTCTCGTGGAAACCTGTCGACAGTTGGGAGATCACTTGATCGATGCTTGGGCGGCTCATGGTCTCACGCCAACGGACATTCCTCCCGATGAAGACGAAGTACTGTATGCTCGGCGATTGGTCGCGCAGAGGTGCCTTTATGGTGTTGACAAGAACATCATGGCGGTCGACCTGGCAAAGCTCTCTCTCTGGCTAGTCACCCTCGCCAAGGATCATCCGTTTACCTTTCTTGATCACTCGCTACGGCACGGTGATTCGCTTGTTGGACTTACTCGAAAGCAAATCATCGGTTTTCATTGGGAACCAAAACAGCAAAAGCAGTTTGGCGAAGAACTGATTCAAAAGCGACTGGATAAGGCCACCGAGGCCCGGGCCAAGATTTTGAATGCCCGCGAAGATGTACCGTACCGCGATCAGGAACAGCGTTTGGCTGTGGCCAACGAGGCATTGGACGTCATCCGTCTAACAGGCGACGCATGCGTGAGTGCGTTTTTTGCCGGGTCGAAGAAGAAGCAGCGGGAAGAACGCTGCGAAGAGCTATTTGAGGATGTATCGCTTTACTATAAGAAACTGAAGGATGGCGGGCTGGATATTAGCATTAGCGATCGTATCGCTGAGGCTGCTGCCAGTTTAAGGGCCGGTGAGTTTCCGATTCCGCCCTTTCATTGGGAGATTGAGTTTCCCGAAGTGTTTTCACGGGAGAAGAGTGGATTCGACGCGTTTCTTGGGAATCCTCCATTTCTAGGTGGGGCACGCATTTCGTCAAATTATGGGATGGTGTACTTCGACTACGTTAAGACGGCATTTTCCCCAGCTGGGCACCAATGTGATCTAGTGGGTTACTTTTTTAGACAGCTATACAGCAGGCTCGCACCGGGAGGGTGCCTAGGACTTATTGCAACCAATACGATTGCACAAGGTGACACAAAAGACGGCGCACTTGTTCCAATCCTTGAAGACGGCGGTTGCATCTATCATGCGACGAAGCGTTTTGCTTGGCCTGGCGTAGCTGCCGTTGTGGCCAGTCGGCTAAACATCGCGAAACATTTCTCACATAAGCCTTGCGTCTTAAATGGAAAACATGTGCGACGCATTAGTGCCTATTTAATGCCAGGAACAGCCGACCACTCCCCAAGCAAGCTTAAAGATGTTCCGTATTTTTCAAAAGGTAGCCAAATATACGGACAAGGCTTCTTATTCGATGATAGCGACTCCAAAGCGACGCCCCTCTCAGTAATGGAACAGATTGTTCGTGACCATCCCAATTGTCGCGAGAGAATATTCCCCTATATCGGTGGTGCAGAAGTAAATTCTAGCCCTAACCCAGATCCGATTCGCTTTGCGATTTACCTAAGTGATCTTCACGCAGAAGCGGAACTAGCAAAGTGGCAGCCTTTAGCATCCCTCATTGAGGAAACTGTAAAACCCGAACGACTTGCACTAGGGAACAATCCCAATAATAGGCCCTTAAAAAAGAAATGGTGGGCATATCAAGCTCATCGTCCTGAACTCTACGCAGCAATCAGCAGTCGATCGCGAGTCCTGGTTTGCTCCCAGGTAACGGCGCACCTGTCATTCGTCTTTCTTCCATCAACCTGGATCTATTCCCAAAAATTATGCGTATTCGACATCGAAGATTTTGCTCGATTCTGCGTGATGCAATGCCGCGTACATGACCATTGGGCATGGTTCCTGTGCTCCACGATGAAGGACGATTTGAACTATAGCTCGTCAGATTGTTTCGCGACGTTTCCTTTCCCAACAATGGTTGAGAACAATGCCCAATTGCACGAGAGTGGTTTGAAGTATTACCAATATCGTTTGAGCCTAATGAAAAGGAATAACGAAGGACCTACTTCAACATATAACCGCTTCCACAGCCCACTCGAGAAGTCGCAGGAAATTGAACAGTTACGTGATCTTCATGCGGCGATGGACCAGGCGGTGCTCAAGGCCTACGGCTGGCATGACCTCGCCGAACGTGCAAGCTGCGAGTTCCTCCTCGATTACGTAGAGGAGGATGACGAAGACAGCGGAAAGAAAACGAAAAAGAAAAAGCCCTGGCGTCTCCGCTGGTCCGACGAGTTCCGCGACGAAGTCCTTGCCCGCCTTCTCGAACTTAACGAGCAGCGACACAAGGAGGAATTGATGACCGGCAAGCAGGTCACAAAGCCAGCCAAGGCCGAGGACAAACCCAAGCCTGCTAAGAGAAAGAAAGCCAAACGCCAGGAGCAGAAACCAACGCCAGAACTGTTCGCAACTACCCTGGAACGCGAGCATCACTATCTGCTGATGATCCTCCACCATTGGGAGGGACGTAACGTTACCCGACGAGTTCTGAATGAGTGTATGATCCTGATGCTCGACGACGCACTCCGCGCAGCACTTCTAGGTAAGACGGCGGCTTCCGCCGCAAACCGGAAAGAGGTAGGCGTTAATCAGATTCTTAACGATCTGGATATCGACGGATTTATCGAGCAAGCGGGCACCACCCATCAGCAAGCATGGCGAATCACCTCATCCGCACCTAAGACCGTCGAGATGTCTGCGGATGACCAGAAGCGACTGGACGAAGTATTAGAATTCTTGCGAAGGGAGCAGGAAGCAGGCAAGGTTACCGTGACCGAGGAGATTGTCGATGCAGACGTCGACCTTATTCCCACTTCATGA
- the drmD gene encoding DISARM system SNF2-like helicase DrmD: MNQAVEELKPGQIARIRQRTYLIEQIIKPQRKSDSTLVKLSCVDDDNQGQPLEVLWEKELDPQVLTEEAWKSIASKGFDDSRLFAAYLNTLKWNCVTSTDPKLFQSPFRAGIRLDAYQLEPLRKALRLPRVNLFIADDVGLGKTIEAGLIARELLLRKKVREIVVSCPPSMLLQWKEELEARFGLTFEILDKEYMKRVRRERGFSVNPWSTHTRFLVSHRLLIDEAYAGPLRDHLGTFSSGSLFILDEAHHAAPASGQKYAIDSQITRAVRDLAPRFEHRLFLSATPHNGHSNSFSALLEILDPQRFCRGVSVTAKHRDEVIVRRIKEDIREIQGGFPKREVVQVTIDSLPDDAPELKLSRLLDEYRQTREERLKNETKRKQAASSLLIVGLQQRLLSSIEAFARTLKVHRNTVKRQWEKMQAETLQEEESSSAQDLLTGSVDYDDDRATLEEEQLRAEEDAQFEAASAASLGSLEDLNAQQLFAHEQKLLDDMTDVAEQARGRSDGRTEKLIEWIREKMCPNLGKAGAQWNDTRVLIFTEYDDTKRYLVGRLEAAIQGSDRAEQRIQIFHGPTPPPKREEIKQAFNTDPRKHPVRILIATDAAREGLNLQAYCHNLFHYDVPWNPSRMEQRNGRIDRKLQPKDEVFCHYFVYKQRPEDRILQVLVRKTKTIKDELGSLSQVIDARLAKSMSQGIRHRSIDTLESELETADLDDYRRAAIEDELEASRERQHNLREQIDRLRTLLENSRKSIGLDDTHFRSAISCSLQLMGADQLSPAKDENGIDCFEFPALDERSGADPTWAETMDTLRAPRKRDQKLWEWRRSSPIRPVVFEDPGIVGDDVVHLHLEQRAVQRLLGRFTAQGFVHHDLSRACFAQASDSIPRVILLGRLALYGEGAARLHEELIPVTARWTDPEIRKGPLAPYAKDTEAKTLALLEDSLLTAGGIKLTPEVVSQLQAAAPNDIHELLPQLTTRGEEYAAEAIKKLAARGAAEAKAMKEILETQRKHISETIKSISKFSPAQLLIDFGDEQNELEQLNANKRYWTKRLEELREELKTEPARIEDLYTVKATRVEPVGLVYLWPVTG; this comes from the coding sequence ATGAATCAGGCTGTTGAGGAATTGAAGCCGGGCCAGATCGCTCGTATCCGGCAACGAACTTATCTCATCGAACAAATCATCAAGCCGCAGCGGAAGTCTGACAGTACGCTCGTGAAGCTGTCGTGTGTCGATGACGACAATCAAGGTCAGCCTCTGGAAGTTCTTTGGGAAAAAGAGCTTGACCCTCAAGTCCTCACCGAAGAGGCGTGGAAATCCATTGCCTCCAAGGGCTTCGACGACTCACGACTCTTCGCTGCCTACCTCAACACGCTCAAGTGGAACTGCGTTACCTCAACCGATCCAAAGCTCTTTCAGTCACCATTCCGCGCCGGCATTCGGCTCGATGCTTATCAGCTGGAGCCGCTTCGCAAAGCTTTGCGTCTTCCCCGAGTCAACCTGTTCATTGCCGACGACGTCGGCCTCGGCAAAACAATTGAGGCCGGCCTGATCGCTCGTGAGCTTCTGCTTCGAAAAAAGGTACGGGAGATCGTCGTCTCCTGCCCGCCTTCAATGCTTCTGCAATGGAAGGAAGAGTTGGAGGCTCGGTTTGGGCTGACGTTTGAGATTCTCGACAAGGAATACATGAAGCGAGTGCGACGCGAGCGTGGTTTCAGCGTCAATCCTTGGAGTACCCATACTCGGTTCCTGGTTTCACACCGGTTGTTGATCGACGAGGCTTACGCCGGCCCCTTACGCGATCACCTGGGCACGTTCAGCAGTGGCTCGCTCTTTATCCTTGATGAAGCCCACCATGCTGCCCCCGCAAGCGGGCAGAAATACGCGATCGACTCGCAGATCACCCGGGCCGTCCGAGATCTGGCTCCTCGGTTCGAGCACCGCCTCTTTCTTTCAGCGACACCCCATAACGGTCACTCGAACAGTTTCTCGGCTCTATTGGAGATTCTCGATCCCCAGCGATTCTGTCGCGGGGTTTCGGTGACCGCAAAGCACCGCGATGAGGTAATTGTCCGCCGAATCAAGGAAGACATTCGTGAAATCCAAGGCGGTTTTCCTAAGCGGGAAGTCGTCCAGGTAACAATCGACAGCCTTCCCGATGACGCTCCCGAGCTAAAGCTGTCGCGGCTACTGGACGAGTACCGCCAAACCCGGGAAGAACGCCTCAAAAACGAAACCAAACGCAAACAGGCCGCTTCAAGCTTGCTGATCGTGGGTCTTCAGCAACGACTCTTATCGTCGATTGAGGCCTTCGCCCGCACGTTGAAGGTGCATCGCAACACAGTCAAGCGGCAATGGGAGAAGATGCAGGCGGAAACCCTCCAGGAGGAAGAATCGTCGTCAGCTCAGGACCTGCTTACCGGCAGCGTCGACTACGACGATGATCGAGCCACACTCGAAGAAGAGCAACTGCGTGCCGAAGAAGACGCTCAGTTTGAAGCGGCATCGGCAGCATCTCTTGGTTCACTCGAAGATCTGAACGCGCAGCAGCTGTTCGCACACGAACAGAAACTGCTCGATGACATGACTGACGTCGCCGAACAGGCACGCGGCCGTTCCGATGGCCGCACCGAAAAGCTCATCGAGTGGATTCGAGAGAAGATGTGTCCGAACCTTGGCAAGGCAGGTGCCCAGTGGAACGACACCCGAGTCCTGATTTTCACCGAGTACGACGATACCAAACGATATCTCGTCGGTCGCCTGGAAGCTGCGATCCAAGGGAGTGATCGGGCTGAACAGCGGATTCAAATCTTCCATGGTCCGACGCCGCCTCCCAAACGCGAAGAGATCAAGCAGGCATTCAATACCGACCCTCGCAAGCATCCCGTCCGCATCCTAATCGCCACCGACGCTGCCCGAGAAGGTCTAAACCTTCAAGCCTATTGCCACAACCTATTCCACTACGATGTGCCGTGGAATCCCAGTCGGATGGAGCAGCGTAACGGCCGTATCGACCGCAAGCTCCAACCCAAGGACGAGGTCTTCTGCCATTACTTCGTCTACAAACAACGCCCTGAAGATCGCATCCTTCAGGTACTCGTTCGTAAAACCAAGACCATCAAAGACGAACTCGGTAGCCTTTCCCAAGTTATCGACGCTCGGCTAGCGAAGTCTATGAGCCAGGGTATTCGTCACCGCTCTATCGATACGCTCGAAAGCGAATTGGAGACGGCTGACCTGGACGATTATCGGCGTGCCGCGATCGAGGACGAACTGGAAGCCTCTCGGGAACGTCAGCACAATCTCCGCGAACAAATCGATCGCTTGCGAACACTGCTGGAGAATTCCCGCAAGAGCATTGGCCTGGACGATACGCACTTCCGTTCCGCAATCTCGTGCTCACTGCAACTGATGGGGGCTGATCAACTATCGCCGGCCAAAGACGAAAATGGGATCGACTGCTTCGAGTTTCCCGCTCTCGACGAGCGTTCCGGGGCTGACCCCACGTGGGCGGAAACGATGGATACCCTCCGTGCCCCTCGCAAACGTGATCAGAAGCTCTGGGAGTGGCGTAGATCATCACCGATCCGTCCGGTCGTTTTTGAAGACCCAGGCATCGTCGGCGACGACGTCGTTCACCTCCATCTCGAACAGCGGGCCGTCCAGCGACTGCTGGGAAGATTCACCGCCCAAGGGTTCGTCCATCACGACCTTTCCCGTGCCTGCTTCGCCCAGGCCTCCGATTCCATCCCCCGCGTCATCCTACTGGGCCGCCTGGCACTCTATGGCGAAGGTGCTGCCCGCCTTCACGAGGAGTTAATTCCCGTTACGGCCCGCTGGACCGATCCGGAGATTCGCAAAGGTCCCCTCGCTCCCTATGCGAAGGACACCGAGGCAAAGACCCTTGCCTTGCTGGAAGACTCGCTGCTCACCGCTGGCGGTATCAAGCTCACGCCTGAAGTCGTCAGCCAACTGCAAGCCGCTGCTCCGAACGATATCCATGAACTCCTCCCTCAGCTCACCACGCGTGGTGAAGAATACGCGGCCGAGGCGATCAAAAAGCTCGCTGCCCGGGGTGCCGCCGAAGCCAAGGCCATGAAAGAGATCCTCGAAACCCAGCGCAAGCACATTTCGGAAACGATCAAGAGTATTTCAAAGTTCAGCCCTGCTCAGTTGCTCATCGACTTTGGGGATGAGCAGAACGAACTGGAGCAACTAAATGCCAACAAGAGGTACTGGACCAAGCGTCTTGAGGAACTACGAGAAGAATTGAAAACGGAACCCGCCCGCATTGAAGATCTGTACACCGTCAAAGCGACGCGTGTGGAACCGGTCGGACTCGTATATCTCTGGCCGGTGACGGGGTAA
- a CDS encoding DUF1257 domain-containing protein, with amino-acid sequence MSHIVQIQTEVRDPLAVRSACDRLKLPQPTQGEFKLFSAKAVGLGVELPGWRYPVVCDTASGQIHFDNYGGRWGEQSRLDAFLQRYALEKASIEARRKGHTVVEQPLEDGSIKLTVQIGGAA; translated from the coding sequence ATGTCCCACATCGTTCAAATCCAAACCGAGGTCCGCGATCCCCTAGCGGTCCGTTCTGCATGTGACCGTCTTAAGCTGCCCCAGCCAACGCAGGGCGAATTCAAGTTGTTCTCAGCCAAGGCAGTAGGCCTGGGCGTTGAGTTGCCAGGTTGGCGTTATCCGGTCGTCTGCGACACGGCCAGCGGGCAAATTCATTTCGACAACTACGGAGGCCGCTGGGGCGAGCAGTCCCGCCTGGATGCCTTTTTGCAGAGGTACGCGCTCGAGAAGGCTTCGATCGAGGCACGACGAAAGGGCCATACCGTCGTCGAACAGCCACTGGAAGACGGCTCAATCAAGCTGACCGTTCAGATCGGAGGTGCCGCGTGA
- a CDS encoding DUF2997 domain-containing protein — protein MSIEIIVSPNGESRVETKGFAGSSCREASQFIESALGKRVGEELTPEFHQQTASQHVQQWDR, from the coding sequence ATGTCCATCGAAATCATCGTCAGCCCGAATGGTGAATCCCGGGTCGAGACGAAAGGTTTTGCCGGCTCAAGTTGTCGTGAAGCCAGCCAGTTCATCGAGTCCGCGTTGGGCAAACGCGTTGGTGAAGAGCTAACGCCAGAGTTTCACCAGCAGACCGCCAGCCAACACGTCCAGCAGTGGGATCGTTAG
- a CDS encoding AAA family ATPase: MNLKDRLSEYVRACFTAIWIESHEHQDALAEIAQLCREEGWELSAWNIDSGLQSPNQAPTETAADPLAAVRAAGSLSSPDQTNLIILENFHRFVNSAEVIQAMSRQITSGKQTRSILVVLAPIVQLPVELEKLFVVVEHEMPNHEQIVEIAEGIATEDGEFPEGKERERILDAMSGLTRYEAEAACSLSLVREGRLNATTLWEQKSQLLKKSGLVSLHRGTQDFDGLGGMAALKAFTKRALRQPSRDDARKRARGVLLLSPPGCGKSEFCKALGKEIGRPVLILDVGSLMGSLVGVSEERTRQALKIIDAMAPCVLMIDEVEKAFAGVNGSGDSGVASRMFGTFLSWLNDHESDVFVVCTANDVSKLPPEFARSERFDGVFFLDLPSREEKEAIWSIYRGVYEIDPEQGRPDDTNWTGAEIKACCRLATLLDIPLVQAAENVVPVAVTASESIEKLRSWASSRCLSASQSGIFQHGKTATKSRRRVNRDPSTN, from the coding sequence TTGAATCTAAAAGATCGACTTTCTGAGTATGTCCGGGCCTGCTTCACCGCGATCTGGATCGAGTCACATGAACATCAGGATGCCCTAGCTGAGATCGCACAGCTCTGCCGTGAGGAGGGCTGGGAATTGTCGGCCTGGAATATTGATTCAGGGCTCCAGTCCCCGAATCAAGCACCCACGGAGACCGCGGCTGATCCATTGGCCGCAGTTCGTGCAGCGGGGTCACTTTCGAGTCCAGACCAAACAAACTTGATCATCCTTGAGAACTTTCATCGGTTCGTTAATTCCGCCGAGGTGATCCAGGCTATGAGCCGACAGATTACTAGCGGCAAACAGACGCGATCCATCCTCGTGGTGCTCGCCCCGATTGTTCAATTGCCGGTCGAACTCGAAAAGCTGTTTGTCGTAGTCGAGCACGAAATGCCCAATCACGAACAGATAGTGGAGATTGCCGAGGGAATTGCGACTGAGGATGGAGAGTTTCCAGAAGGGAAGGAACGAGAGCGGATCTTAGATGCCATGTCGGGGCTCACGCGATACGAGGCGGAGGCTGCATGTAGCTTGTCTTTAGTCCGAGAGGGGCGTCTGAACGCCACCACGCTCTGGGAGCAGAAAAGTCAGTTGCTCAAGAAGAGTGGCCTAGTGTCGCTTCATCGTGGGACACAAGACTTCGACGGTCTGGGCGGCATGGCAGCGTTGAAGGCCTTTACCAAGAGGGCGTTGCGGCAGCCAAGCCGTGACGATGCACGGAAGCGGGCTAGGGGTGTTCTGTTGCTGTCGCCACCTGGCTGTGGCAAGTCCGAGTTCTGTAAGGCCCTGGGCAAAGAGATTGGCCGGCCTGTTTTGATTTTGGATGTCGGTAGCCTCATGGGGTCCCTTGTGGGGGTGTCAGAGGAAAGAACTCGGCAAGCCTTAAAAATCATCGATGCGATGGCACCTTGCGTGCTCATGATCGATGAAGTCGAAAAGGCATTTGCGGGCGTCAACGGAAGCGGTGATTCCGGCGTTGCGTCGAGGATGTTTGGCACGTTTTTGTCGTGGCTGAACGATCACGAGTCGGACGTCTTTGTCGTTTGCACTGCGAACGACGTCTCGAAGCTGCCACCTGAGTTTGCACGCAGCGAACGTTTCGACGGGGTCTTCTTTCTCGATCTGCCGAGCCGGGAAGAAAAAGAGGCCATCTGGAGCATTTACCGAGGTGTCTACGAAATCGACCCCGAGCAAGGTCGTCCAGATGACACAAACTGGACGGGGGCGGAGATAAAGGCCTGTTGTCGCCTGGCAACCTTGTTGGATATTCCGTTAGTCCAAGCTGCCGAGAATGTCGTCCCGGTCGCGGTTACCGCTTCAGAATCAATCGAAAAGCTTCGATCATGGGCCAGCAGCCGCTGCCTTTCTGCGAGTCAATCTGGCATTTTCCAGCACGGAAAGACCGCTACGAAGTCGAGACGTCGCGTCAATCGCGATCCATCGACGAACTAA
- a CDS encoding IS5 family transposase encodes MVVADGQGVPLACSVHSASKAEVRLAEETLQKAKFPEKPTPVVADKAYDSDKLRDELAEQNWELVCPHRKNRKRKPRQDGRKLRRYRRRWIVERTISWIGNFRRLVVRYEHHSWIYQAFMHVACGLICLRRF; translated from the coding sequence ATGGTGGTGGCAGATGGCCAAGGAGTACCTCTGGCATGTTCCGTCCACTCGGCGTCGAAAGCGGAAGTGAGGCTGGCCGAAGAGACGCTGCAAAAAGCAAAGTTCCCCGAAAAGCCGACGCCAGTGGTTGCTGACAAGGCATACGACAGTGACAAGTTGCGAGACGAATTGGCCGAACAGAACTGGGAACTGGTGTGCCCACACCGTAAGAACCGAAAACGAAAGCCTCGGCAGGACGGCCGCAAACTGCGAAGATACCGCCGCCGCTGGATCGTCGAACGAACGATCTCGTGGATCGGCAACTTCCGTCGACTTGTCGTGCGGTATGAACATCACTCGTGGATTTATCAGGCCTTCATGCACGTCGCGTGCGGGCTCATTTGTTTACGTAGGTTTTGA
- a CDS encoding transposase, translated as MAGKREVLLTDEQWEMVKPFIPEVPTTRRGGRPRANDRACFEGILWVLRSGARWKDLPDWYPSPSTCWRRLAEWEEAGVFVDMWHAFIDELDEQGRINWDEVFMDGSFAPAKKGATTWAKPNVEKVQSGWWWQMAKEYLWHVPSTRRRKRK; from the coding sequence ATGGCTGGTAAACGTGAAGTGTTACTCACCGACGAGCAGTGGGAAATGGTGAAACCGTTCATTCCTGAGGTCCCGACAACACGTCGTGGCGGCAGGCCTCGGGCGAACGATCGGGCCTGTTTTGAAGGCATTTTATGGGTTCTTCGCAGCGGAGCACGCTGGAAGGATCTGCCAGATTGGTATCCTTCGCCAAGTACCTGTTGGCGACGATTGGCCGAGTGGGAGGAAGCAGGTGTCTTCGTCGATATGTGGCATGCGTTCATCGATGAACTCGATGAGCAAGGACGTATCAACTGGGACGAAGTGTTTATGGACGGCAGCTTTGCTCCGGCAAAAAAGGGGGCCACGACGTGGGCAAAACCAAACGTGGAAAAGGTACAAAGTGGATGGTGGTGGCAGATGGCCAAGGAGTACCTCTGGCATGTTCCGTCCACTCGGCGTCGAAAGCGGAAGTGA